GCCGCGGCCGGACGCAGGTCCAGCACCCAGGTCTGTGTCGCCAGAGTAACGATGTCAGTCGCCGCCAGGCGTGCTGGCGTCGTCATGCCGCCCAGCACGGGGGGACCCTCGCGATTGATCCGCTTCATCTCCGCGAAGTAGCCCGGTGGCTCTGGCTGTCCATCCAGTACGTTGACCACGAATTGCGCTTCGTCGGTTTCGGCAACGCCCCAGTTGGACCGCTTTTCGTACCCGACGGTGCTGGACGGCACGGCCCCCAACGCCTTTCCGCACGCCGAACCCGCGCCGTGCGCCGGCCACACCTGCAGATGATCGGGAAGTGCGCGGAACCGCTCGAGCGAATGAAACAGGGTGTGCGCGCCGGCTTCCATCGTGTTCGCAATGCCGGCCGCCCGCTCCAGCAGGTCCGGACGTCCCACGTCACCCACGAACACAAAGTCGCCGGTGAGAATCCCCATGGCGCCGGCCGCGCGTGGCGTATCGGTCACCACAAACGACAGGTGCTCGGGGGTGTGCCCAGGCGTGTGCAACACATCCAGCCGAATGTTCCCCACCATGATCGTATCGCCGTCACGCAACAGCGTGGCGCCGTCGCGTGCGGCAAACCGATACTGCCAGTCGGTCCCGCCTTCGGCCGAGAGAAACAGACGGGCGCCGCTCGCGGCCACCAATTCGCGCGCCCCGGACACGAAATCCGCGTGAATGTGGGTCTCCGTCACATGCGAAATACGAAGACCTTCGGCGGATGCGACCTGCAGATAGGCCGCCACGTCGCGCAAAGGGTCGACGACGACCGCCTCACCGGTAGCCTGGCAGCCAATGAGATAACTGGCCTGCGCCAGCGGCTGGTCGTAGAACTGTCGAAAGAACATGATCCCAATATGCCGGTGCCTCGACGCCTGTTCAATCGTCTCTGACTCAGGATGCCCATCACCTCTGCGAAATCCACCAATCGCCCCTCTGCCGGGGATGCGCGTGCGGCGCGTGATCGCCGCATTGTGAGCGGCCTGATCGGCGTCTTTGTCGTGGGGGCGCTGTGGCTGGCGTCGCTCAGCGTCGCCGACTCGTCGCGAAAGGCGCAGGCCAAGACCCAGATGGGGCAGACGTTCGCGGTGGTCCATCGTCGCCAGTCGGAATTCCGGAGTCTGACCGGGCGCTTTGCCACCTGGCCGGAGCTTCGTCAACGCGGGGCCACGCTGGGACCGCGCCAGACCGTGAACAGCTCCAATGCCGATGCCTCGCATTGGTTCATCTCCATTCGCGACCAGCAGGCCGGCGTCATCTGCGACCGCACCGGCGAATTGATGGACGAGGATCGCTTCGAGCGGACCCCGGTGTGTCGGGATGCCCCCTAGCCGGGCACGATCCCGGTAAATCGCCCGGAAAGACTCGACATTCGATGCGCACGGCGACAGAGTCCACGCGTGTCGACATTCCCCATTCATCTGCGGCGCATCGCCGGGCTGGCGCTCGTTCCAGCGGTATCGGCTTTCGCGCAATCTCCCCCGCCCGCTGATTCGTCGGCGCGCACACTGCTTCGCGCCGTCACCGTCACCGTGTCGCGTGACGCGGCGCGCGCGCCCTTTGAACTGCCGTTCGCCACCACGCGCGTGGTGCCGGATGCCCAGCGCCCCGGCCAGCGTCGCGTGTCGATGTCCGATCTCTTGTTGGGCGTTCCAGGGGTGGTTGTCCAGGACCGCGCCAATCCGTCACAGGATCCGCGACTGGCCGTGCGTGGTTTTGGCGCGCGATCCGCATTCGGTGTGCGTGGTGTCCGCGTGATGCGCGACGGCATTCCGTTGTCGTTGCCCGACGGGCAGACCCCGGTGGACTGGCTGGAACTGGAAAGCGTGGGGAGCCTTGAGGTGGTTCGCGGCACGGCGGCCGCGCTGTATGGCAATGCGGCGGGCGGTGTGGTGGATTTTCGTTCCAAGGAACCGATGGCTGCGCCGTTGGGCGTCGACGTCCGATGGTGGAACGGAGGCGGCTTGTCACGCACCACGGCCACGGTGTCCAGTGCCCAGCGTCGTGCGGAATCCGCCGACGCCCACGGCGTTCGTGATGTCGGTGGATTGATGACCCTGACGCGCACCAGGGGTGACGGACCACGCCAATGGTCGCGACTGGACGCCACCAACGCGTTCGCGCGTGCCTTTGCCACGGTGGGGCATTCGACCATCGAAGTGCAGGGCACTCGGTACGATGCGCCGCGCGCCGAGAACAGCGGTGCGCTGACCGCGGCGGAACTGGCACGCGATCCATCGCTGCCCGACTCGCTGAACATCACCAAGCATTCGCGCAAGGCGGTCACGCAACAGCAACTGGCGGTGATTCTCACGCACGGCAATGCCCAGCGATCCATGAACGCATCGGTGTTTGCCGGGACGCGCGTGCTCGACAACCCGCTGCCCTTTGCGATTGTCGCCGTCGATCGCGCCGTCGCCGGCGCGTCGCTGCGCGCGACGGTGCGCGTGGCGCGCACACCCTGGCCGCTGCGGCTCACCGCCGGCGCCGATGCGCAACGGCAGGATGATTCGCGACTGAACTACGAAAACTGCGCCGATGTCGTCACCGGCAACCCGACCACCAAATGTCCCCGCATTGGGTTCGAACGCGGTGCCGTGCGTCTGGACCAGCGCGAGGAGGTGCGTGGGCTGGGCGGCTATGCGCGGGCCGAAGTCGAAGCGCCCGGGCGGGTATTCGTGAGTGCCGCGGCGCGGCGCGACGCGGTGTCGTTTCACGTCACCGATCGGTTCATCACCGGCACCAATCTCGACGACTCCGGCGAACACACGCTGTCGGCCACGACGCCGATGCTGGGCGTGGTCTGGCGCGCGCGACCCACGATGTCGCTGTTCAGCAATTGGACGGCAGCGTTTGAAACACCAACCATCACCGAACTCACCAATCAGGACAATGGCGCGGCCGGATTGAACACGCGGCTGGCCCCGCAGCGGACACGGACCATCGAGGCCGGCATGCAGGGATTGGTCGGCGGCCGACTGCGCGTTGATGTCGCTGCATTTCGGGCCATCGTGCAGGATGAACTGGTGCCATTTGACGTGCCCAACCAGGCGGGGCGACGGGCGTTTCGCAACGCCGGGCGCACGTCGCGGGTAGGGTTCGAGTCGAGCCTGATAGCCGCATGGCCGCGCGTCGATCTTGGTGCGTCCTACACGCGTTCGCACTTTCGTTTCGATCGGTACGCGGTGGGTACCGCGAACTATGCCGGAAAGCCCATCCCGGGAATCCCCGGCCAGATGGCCCAGCTGTGGACGACCGCGCGGGCCCGCGGGTGGTTCGGCACCGTGGAATCCACCATGTCGTCCGCGATGACCGCCGACGATGCGGCGGCCATCACGTCAGCCGGCTATTCGGTGTGGTCACTGCGCGGTGGCTACGCGGGCCCCGCGCACTTCAATCGCCTCGGACTCGAACCGACGATTGGGGTCGACAATGTGTTTGATCGCACCTTCACCACCAGCGTAGTGATCAACGCCACCCGCAGCCGGTATTTCGAACCCGGACTTAGGCGACGGGTGTTCGTTTCCATGCGCGTGACCGGTCGATAACGGCGGCCGACGCTAGCGAACGATCAGTACATACGGCATGCGCGCATACACGCCGCGCGGATCGTCGAAGCGCAAGAGGGCACTCATCTGCTCGAGTACCTCCCGGCCCATCCGTTGGGCCGGTCCACGCCCGGAAAACAGGGCGTTGCCGACGGCCGCCACAGGCTGCGGATTACGCTCGAACATCTCCGTCAGCAACTCGGCGGTGGTCTTGGTGCGCGGAAACTCCTTGATGTCGTAATCGCCGGTGATATTCGCCAACCCGGCAGCACTCTTGATCGCGACATCCAGGCCGCCGATGGAATCCACCAGACCGATGCGCATGGCGTCGGTGCCCGACCACACACGGCCTTCCGCAATCGAACGCACCGAATCGGGCGATATCTTGCGGGCCGTGGCCACGCGATCGATGAACGCCGCGTACACGGCGTCGGTGCCGCGCTGCAAAATGGCCAACTCGGCCTCGGTACGCGGACGCGTCAGCGTAAAGATGTCCGCATAGCGACCGGTCTTCACCGTGTCGAACGTGATGCCGTTCTTGGCGGCGATGCCCTTGAGGTTGGGCACCAGGGCAAAGACGCCAATGGAACCGGTGATCGTGTTGGGCTGCGCAAACACTCGCGTGGCCGCGGTGGAAATCCAGTAGCCGCCGTTGGTGGCCATGGTGCCCATCGACACGACGATCGGTTTCGTCCGACGAATCAACGCCAGTTCGCGCTGGATTTTCTCCGACGCAATGGCACTGCCGCCGGGGCTGTTGACGCGCAGCACGACGGCCTGCACCGAGGCGTCGGCGCGCAACCGCCGAAGTTCGCGGGCCATCCCGTCACCGCCGATGCTGCCGGGCGAACTTTGACCATCGACGATGTCACCCTCGGCATAGACAACGGCGACGCTCTGCTTCGCGCCAAACGTCCGCGCCCGCGCGGACGCAATCGGGGCGTAGTCCTCGAGCGCAACCTGCGGCAGCGTCGGCAGGTTGAGGAGCGTGGCGACGTCGGGCTTGCTGCCATCAGCCGTGGCCGGCGTCACCGCCACGCTGTCCGATCGGGGCGAGCCGGCCACTGTCTTGTTTCGCACACCGGCCAGTACCTCGAGGTCGGCCAGCACCTCATCGAAATAGGCCACGCGGTCCACCAACTGGGCCGACTTCGCATCGGCCGGCTGAATGATGCCTTGCGTATCGACCAACGTCTGCAACGTCGTGGTGTCCACACCGCGACTGTCGGCAATACCACGCTTCACCTCGCTCCACATTTCGCCGAGATAGGCGCGCGTTTGCAGCCGGCTTTCGGGGCTCATGCTGGTGCGGGTGTAGGGCTCAACGGCGGCCTTGAATCGACCAACCCGACTCACCTGCACCCCGATGCCGTACTTCTCGAGCAATCCCGCGAAGAACACCTGCTCGGACGCCATGCCAGGGAGCAGCAACGCGCCGAACGGATCGAGTGTGATCACCGACGCCGCTGACGCCAGGTAGTAGTCGCGCGTGTCCGGGTTGACGAGGTAGGCATGCACCGGTTTCTTCGATTTGCGGAAGTCGCCGATGGCCGCGCGCAGCTCGCGCAGCGCCGCATATCCCGAGCCGTACCCGCTGGGATTGATCGAGCCGCGGATCAGGACCGCGCTGATGTCGTCGTCGCCGGCCGCGGCGCGCAGTGACAGGATGGCGGCGCGCAGCGGCACCGTGTTCTTCCCGCCCGCCATGAGCGCGTCGTCGAGCACCGATCGATGTTCCGTGCCGGTCGGTGCATCCACCAACGTCTGGTCGAGATCGATGATGAGCACCGATCCGTGTCTGACGGTGACCGGCTTGCTGCCACCAGCCGCCGCGGCAATGCCAATGAGAAGAATGAACCCACCCACCACGCACAGCGCGATGGTGACGAGGTTGGCGGCAATGGCCGTGAAAAACGCCTTCATGCGGGGCTCCGGGTATCCGTGCGTGTACTGCGGAATACGAAGGAGTCTAGCAGGAAGACCGCGTCCCGGCTGACGGGCAGGCCAAACATGACGCTACCGTCACAATCGGCGCTTGCCCGACGCCTGCGGACCCGCCAACTTTCCGGGACCCCATTCCCTTGTCCCTCGCCTCCGAGGACGTTGTCCATGCCCGCGTACAAGGCTCCGCTCGACGATATCCGTTTTCTGCTGCACGACGTGCACAACGTGGCGCAGCTGTCGGCACTCCCCGGTTTCGAAGAGGCCACCCCCGACCTGATCGACGCGGTCTTGACCGAAGGGGCCGCCATCTGCGAACAGGTGTTGTTTCCGCTCAATCAGTCGGGGGACGCGGAAGGAGTGACGCTGGAGAACGGCGCGGTGCGGACACCATCCGGATTCAAGGAGGCGTACAGGCAGTACGCGTCATCCGGGTGGACGAGCGTGGTGGCCGACCCCGCGTTCGGCGGTCAGGGGCTCCCCGAGACGGTGGGCTTCGTGATGGAGGAAATGCTGTGCTCCTCCAACTTGTCGTTCAGCATGTATCCTGGACTCTCGCACGGCGCGTACAGCGCCATGATGAGTCACGGGTCGGAGGAGATCAAGCAGCGGTTTCTGCACAAGTTGGTGGATGGCACCTGGAGTGGCACTATGTGCCTCACCGAGGCGCACTCCGGCACCGACTTGGGCATCCTCACCACCAAAGCCGTCCCGGCCGGCGATGGGGCGTATCAGATCACGGGCTCGAAGATCTTCATTTCGGCCGGCGAGCACGATCTGACCGAGAACATCCTCCACTTGGTGCTGGCGAAGCTGCCGGATGCGCCGGGCGGGACGAAAGGCATCTCGATGTTCCTTGTGCCCAAGTATCTCCCGACGGACGAAGGAACACCCGGCACGCCCAACGGTGTGACGTGCGGCGCCATCGAGCACAAGATGGGCATCAAGGCGTCGGCCACCTGTGTGTTGAACTTCGACAACGCGACAGGATGGATGGTGGGCGAACCCCACAAGGGCATGAAGGCGATGTTCGTGATGATGAACGGCGCACGCCTGGCGGTGGGATTGCAGGGGCTGGGACTCGCCGAGGTGGCGTACCAGAACGCCTTGGCGTACGCCAAGGAGCGATTGCAGGGTCGGGCGCTGACCGGTCCGCAGAATCCGTCTGGTCCGGCCGACCCCATCATCGTGCATCCCGACGTGCGCAAGGGATTGCTGCGCGTGAAGGCGTTCAACGAGGGAATGCGCTCGCTCGCCTACTGGATCGGTATCCGTATCGATCTCGAGCATCGTCATCCGGATGCCGCCGTCAAGC
The Gemmatimonadaceae bacterium genome window above contains:
- a CDS encoding MBL fold metallo-hydrolase — protein: MFFRQFYDQPLAQASYLIGCQATGEAVVVDPLRDVAAYLQVASAEGLRISHVTETHIHADFVSGARELVAASGARLFLSAEGGTDWQYRFAARDGATLLRDGDTIMVGNIRLDVLHTPGHTPEHLSFVVTDTPRAAGAMGILTGDFVFVGDVGRPDLLERAAGIANTMEAGAHTLFHSLERFRALPDHLQVWPAHGAGSACGKALGAVPSSTVGYEKRSNWGVAETDEAQFVVNVLDGQPEPPGYFAEMKRINREGPPVLGGMTTPARLAATDIVTLATQTWVLDLRPAAAFAAAHIPSSLSLPYSRSFSTYTGTLVPYDVDIVLLAPSAAGEGVSPVAVSAAHDLALIGLDRVVGWVDADEAVAAWTNAGHQAGTVTQMNVRSLEAWSDEAITVLDVRGESEWREGHLPHALHVPLGQLASQRHALPSTTLVLQCQSGARSAIAASLLKRLGRDDVVNLEGGYLAWRESRRPTTT
- a CDS encoding TonB-dependent receptor yields the protein MSTFPIHLRRIAGLALVPAVSAFAQSPPPADSSARTLLRAVTVTVSRDAARAPFELPFATTRVVPDAQRPGQRRVSMSDLLLGVPGVVVQDRANPSQDPRLAVRGFGARSAFGVRGVRVMRDGIPLSLPDGQTPVDWLELESVGSLEVVRGTAAALYGNAAGGVVDFRSKEPMAAPLGVDVRWWNGGGLSRTTATVSSAQRRAESADAHGVRDVGGLMTLTRTRGDGPRQWSRLDATNAFARAFATVGHSTIEVQGTRYDAPRAENSGALTAAELARDPSLPDSLNITKHSRKAVTQQQLAVILTHGNAQRSMNASVFAGTRVLDNPLPFAIVAVDRAVAGASLRATVRVARTPWPLRLTAGADAQRQDDSRLNYENCADVVTGNPTTKCPRIGFERGAVRLDQREEVRGLGGYARAEVEAPGRVFVSAAARRDAVSFHVTDRFITGTNLDDSGEHTLSATTPMLGVVWRARPTMSLFSNWTAAFETPTITELTNQDNGAAGLNTRLAPQRTRTIEAGMQGLVGGRLRVDVAAFRAIVQDELVPFDVPNQAGRRAFRNAGRTSRVGFESSLIAAWPRVDLGASYTRSHFRFDRYAVGTANYAGKPIPGIPGQMAQLWTTARARGWFGTVESTMSSAMTADDAAAITSAGYSVWSLRGGYAGPAHFNRLGLEPTIGVDNVFDRTFTTSVVINATRSRYFEPGLRRRVFVSMRVTGR
- the sppA gene encoding signal peptide peptidase SppA, with amino-acid sequence MKAFFTAIAANLVTIALCVVGGFILLIGIAAAAGGSKPVTVRHGSVLIIDLDQTLVDAPTGTEHRSVLDDALMAGGKNTVPLRAAILSLRAAAGDDDISAVLIRGSINPSGYGSGYAALRELRAAIGDFRKSKKPVHAYLVNPDTRDYYLASAASVITLDPFGALLLPGMASEQVFFAGLLEKYGIGVQVSRVGRFKAAVEPYTRTSMSPESRLQTRAYLGEMWSEVKRGIADSRGVDTTTLQTLVDTQGIIQPADAKSAQLVDRVAYFDEVLADLEVLAGVRNKTVAGSPRSDSVAVTPATADGSKPDVATLLNLPTLPQVALEDYAPIASARARTFGAKQSVAVVYAEGDIVDGQSSPGSIGGDGMARELRRLRADASVQAVVLRVNSPGGSAIASEKIQRELALIRRTKPIVVSMGTMATNGGYWISTAATRVFAQPNTITGSIGVFALVPNLKGIAAKNGITFDTVKTGRYADIFTLTRPRTEAELAILQRGTDAVYAAFIDRVATARKISPDSVRSIAEGRVWSGTDAMRIGLVDSIGGLDVAIKSAAGLANITGDYDIKEFPRTKTTAELLTEMFERNPQPVAAVGNALFSGRGPAQRMGREVLEQMSALLRFDDPRGVYARMPYVLIVR
- a CDS encoding acyl-CoA dehydrogenase C-terminal domain-containing protein; protein product: MPAYKAPLDDIRFLLHDVHNVAQLSALPGFEEATPDLIDAVLTEGAAICEQVLFPLNQSGDAEGVTLENGAVRTPSGFKEAYRQYASSGWTSVVADPAFGGQGLPETVGFVMEEMLCSSNLSFSMYPGLSHGAYSAMMSHGSEEIKQRFLHKLVDGTWSGTMCLTEAHSGTDLGILTTKAVPAGDGAYQITGSKIFISAGEHDLTENILHLVLAKLPDAPGGTKGISMFLVPKYLPTDEGTPGTPNGVTCGAIEHKMGIKASATCVLNFDNATGWMVGEPHKGMKAMFVMMNGARLAVGLQGLGLAEVAYQNALAYAKERLQGRALTGPQNPSGPADPIIVHPDVRKGLLRVKAFNEGMRSLAYWIGIRIDLEHRHPDAAVKQEAADIVALMTPVIKAFLTDKGFDNTNIALQTLGGHGYIKEYGIEQYVRDARIGQIYEGTNAVQALDLVGRKLPMEGGRLVRRFFEIVKADIDASSADPSMEEFAKPLGASLYQLQKATMMLAERGFANPDEAGAAATEYLHLMGYVAVGWQWMRMATVAKAKLAAGSGDARFMEAKIKTARFYMARLLPEAATLLAAIQSGCAPIMALDVEQF